The DNA region GCCGCTTTAATTGAAAAACAAAAGATGGAAGATAATTTAAAAGATCTTCGCAACGAAAAAACACTACTGACGGAATCTGTTGAAAAGTTAGCGGGTGAAATTGGTAAGCTTGAAATTAAAATCATTGAAACACGTGCTAAGCAAAAATCGATTGTGATGCGTAAACAAGCAGCAGGTCATCGTCGAGATATTAAAAAACAACTTCATACAGGCAAAACAGAAGAAGCATTATCTAAATTTGAGCAATACGAGCGTAAGATTGATGAGCTAGAAGCGGAAGCCGATAGCTACGATTTAGGTGCAAAAGGTAAAGATTTGAATCAAGAGTTTGCCGATTTACAAGCCGATGATGAAATTGAAAAAGAATTAGAAAAGCTGAAAAAAAGCTTACAAGATAAATAATGCATCATTACGTGGTTCTTTTTATAAAAGACAATATTTAATGGTAAAAAATAAAAGGGTGGCATTAGCGTCCCAATAAGAGAGAGGAGTGGTTCATGAGTGCTTTATTCGTGACTCCGTTAGTTGTATTTTTAATTTTTGTCGCGCCGTTATGGCTTCTTTTGCATTACCGTAGTAAGCGTAAAGTATCGAGTGGATTATCAAGAGAAGAGCTTGAACAACTAAAAACATTGGCAGAACGCGCTGAGAGTGTTCAGCAACGAGTCAAAACATTAGAAAAAATCTTAGATGTAGAGGCTCCAAACTGGAGACGTAATCATGGCTAAAGGCATGGATAAAAGTGCACTTTATCGAGAACCAAAAAATGGCAAGATAGCAGGTGTTTGCGCCGGCCTTGGCCGTTATTTTGGTATGGAAGTTTGGTGGGTACGTATTATTGTCGTTTCTGCTTTCTTGCTCGGTG from Vibrio casei includes:
- the pspA gene encoding phage shock protein PspA; this translates as MGIFSRFTDIVNSNISSLLDKAEDPEKMIRLIIQEMEDTLVEVRTHSAKALADDKELTRRIQFVEEQVEEWKSKAALAIQKEREDLARAALIEKQKMEDNLKDLRNEKTLLTESVEKLAGEIGKLEIKIIETRAKQKSIVMRKQAAGHRRDIKKQLHTGKTEEALSKFEQYERKIDELEAEADSYDLGAKGKDLNQEFADLQADDEIEKELEKLKKSLQDK
- the pspB gene encoding envelope stress response membrane protein PspB, whose product is MSALFVTPLVVFLIFVAPLWLLLHYRSKRKVSSGLSREELEQLKTLAERAESVQQRVKTLEKILDVEAPNWRRNHG